The Penaeus monodon isolate SGIC_2016 chromosome 33, NSTDA_Pmon_1, whole genome shotgun sequence genome includes a window with the following:
- the LOC119594008 gene encoding uncharacterized protein LOC119594008 (The sequence of the model RefSeq protein was modified relative to this genomic sequence to represent the inferred CDS: added 122 bases not found in genome assembly), with amino-acid sequence MEQLSKANACDTTAGTMSPLCVTNTSANLEGSAVTSTVPDRALFSEDDSEEQLREDPEFLHLLSPTIPRKLPAHKFSLTPKPKEELIKNYETEVEDEIKINLTTPHTSVNIALDCPGRPAKGRKSSITSLGEKSCRHLFTKNMIASDISEKIQDGDSKNVTPRADEEEHEEEGLHVKELLQKSDLNAQVEEGYVLEHGMDCLPEQQAQLIKHMSLNSPLGDNIPTAVTPIGSPHMCPWSSSASSCSGCSSCVSSELESPVLFQVKAASQTIESSGEDFDVNLPLTEEALCNMPYTSTPARESSDETEVKKCQQEEETQTEEKKDIKSFVETNSPKAEGSSLPIPIPSINLNTGTHNFLSPAKDYGSLGDQFKVAKLETNVTVSSFGSTSSNWTAISGISPLPSSLTNPHQHHHHHHHHHHHHHHHHPHHHHYQHPSNLNHQQLNENMDVLVTSTPINKKIQLDVMDLSAVTTNPDQEGSLHLMPRESRFVYSSELKFIDTFNSQGSIMDVGLAGEDRGLSQPSGTPLSGSNKENIPPSSALCSVSHTEPDPSTIEEISQSDSKQTAFNENCLEYGLPRDNKDSIPNWIFLDSPILGKDMLKRMLEDSITPSRRKRRKPIIRHLTEEEARALIAAPETMPDDVWEDLPIIRRASSVDESLFRSVMLGEPLSTTLE; translated from the exons ATGGAGCAGCTTAGCAAGGCCAACGCATGTGACACAACCGCAGGCACCATGTCACCTCTCTGTGTCACAAACACAAGTGCCAATCTGGAGGGATCTGCCGTTACTTCGACCGTTCCTGACCGCGCCTTGTTTAGTGAG GATGACAGCGAAGAGCAGTTGCGTGAAGATCCTGAATTTCTACACTTACTTTCTCCTACTATTCCTCGCAAACTTCCTGCTCATA AGTTTTCTCTCACCCCAAAGCCTAAAGAAGAGCTGATAAAGAACTATGAAACAGAAG TGGAGGATGAAATAAAGATCAATTTAACAACACCACATACATCAGTCAACATTGCTCTTGATTGTCCTGg GCGCCCAGCAAAAGGACGGAAGTCTTCAATCACTTCATTAGGTGAAAAATCATGCAGGCATCTCTTCACCAAAAACATGATAGCTAGTGATATTTCAG AGAAAATCCAAGATGGAGACTCCAAAAATGTTACTCCAAGAGCTGATGAAGAAGAGCATGAAGAAGAAGGGTTACATGTCAAAGAATTATTACAAAAAAGTGATTTGAATGCCCAGGTAGAAGAGGGTTATGTATTGGAGCATGGTATGGATTGCTTACCAGAACAGCAGGCACAGTTGATAAAGCATATGTCCTTAAACAGCCCATTAGGGGACAATATACCTACTGCAGTCACACCCATTGGTTCCCCTCATATGTGTCCCTGGTCGTCATCTGCATCAAGTTGCTCTGGGTGTTCCTCCTGCGTTTCCTCTGAATTGGAATCACCAGTGCTATTTCAGGTCAAG GCAGCCAGTCAGACCATAGAGTCCAGTGGAGAAGATTTTGATGTGAACTTGCCACTGACAGAAGAGGCATTATGTAATATGCCCTATACCAGCACTCCTGCCAGAGAGTCGAGTGATGAGACCGAAGTAAAAAAATGCCAGCAGGAAGAGGAGAcacaaacagaagagaaaaaagatataaaaagtttTGTTGAGACAAATAGCCCAAAGGCAGAGGGCAGTAGTCTTCCCATACCAATACCCTCTATTAACTTG AATACAGGCACACACAACTTCCTGAGCCCAGCAAAGGACTATGGTTCTCTTGGTGATCAGTTTAAGGTCGCAAAGCTAGAGACCAATGTCACTGTCTCAAGTTTTGGGAGCACCTCAAGCAATTGGACTGCAATCAGTGGGATCAGTCCACTCCCCTCAAGCCTTACTA GATGTACTTGTTACAAGTACtccaataaacaagaaaatacagtTAGATGTGATG GATTTATCTGCTGTAACAACAAATCCTGATCAAGAAGGGTCTCTTCACCTGATGCCTAGAGAATCCCGGTTTGTCTACTCCTCAGAACTGAAGTTCATAGATACATTTAATTCACA AGGAAGCATAATGGATGTGGGGTTAGCAGGAGAAGACAGAGGACTATCACAGCCTTCAGGAACACCACTGTCAGGAAGTAACAAGGAAAACATACCACCCAGCAGTGCCTTATGCTCAGTCAGCCACACTGAACCAGATCCCAGTACCATTGAAGAAATATCACAATCTG ACAGTAAGCAGACAGCCTTCAATGAAAATTGTTTGGAATATGGACTTCCAAGAGATAATAAGGATAGCATTCCGAACTGGATATTTCTTGACAGTCCAATTTTAGGGAAGGATATGTTAAAG AGAATGTTGGAGGATTCCATCACACCCTCCAGAAGGAAACGTAGGAAGCCAATTATCCGACATCTGACTGAGGAAGAGGCTCGTGCTCTTATTGCTGCTCCT GAGACAATGCCAGATGATGTCTGGGAAGACCTGCCAATTATTCGTCGAGCTTCATCTGTAGATGAGAGCCTCTTCCGTTCTGTGATGCTTG